In Lacrimispora indolis DSM 755, a genomic segment contains:
- a CDS encoding Fur family transcriptional regulator, whose translation MAERGRYRTKQQEIILNCLKKQRSRFLTVDQFMDCLQEEGVQVGQTTVYRVLERLAEEGEVMKLPTEDGSKIRYCYADKEELNKPGKLVCLRCGRFIPLECSKMADFLEHIYEEHGFEMDEQHTVLYGYCGCGKENSSKSQGV comes from the coding sequence ATGGCAGAGAGAGGCAGATACAGAACAAAACAGCAGGAAATCATTTTAAATTGCCTGAAAAAGCAAAGATCTCGCTTCCTTACAGTGGATCAGTTTATGGACTGTCTTCAGGAAGAAGGAGTGCAGGTTGGGCAGACAACCGTATACAGGGTCCTGGAGCGCCTGGCCGAAGAGGGGGAAGTTATGAAGCTCCCCACTGAAGACGGCTCCAAGATACGGTATTGTTATGCTGATAAGGAAGAACTGAACAAACCGGGGAAATTAGTATGCCTGAGGTGCGGCCGGTTCATCCCCCTTGAATGTTCCAAAATGGCTGATTTTTTAGAACATATCTATGAGGAACATGGTTTTGAGATGGATGAACAGCACACAGTCTTATATGGCTATTGTGGGTGCGGCAAAGAAAACAGCTCTAAGTCCCAGGGAGTCTGA
- a CDS encoding sulfite exporter TauE/SafE family protein has product MSGYLYVLFFAASFFSTVAGTVCGIGGGVIIKPVLDSFGLMSASSVSFLSGCTVLGMSCCSFVKSKISGDSPVSGKIGLPLAVGAALGGVFGKMMFQSMSDVFTDKNMIGAVQAVCLLVFTVGTLIYTLIKERISTHQIENRVSCLMVGLILGVVSSFLGIGGGPINLVVLFYFFSMETKAAAHNSLYIIMFSQFAGLISTLVTGSVPEFPFLLMVLMVTGGVLGGVGGRSINNKMSADDVDKIFIALMIVIIGINVYNIVKFLK; this is encoded by the coding sequence ATGAGTGGATATTTATATGTGTTATTTTTTGCGGCCAGCTTTTTTTCCACAGTTGCAGGCACCGTCTGCGGAATTGGAGGAGGAGTGATTATCAAACCGGTTTTGGATTCCTTTGGTTTAATGAGCGCTTCGTCCGTTAGCTTTTTATCCGGGTGTACGGTTTTGGGAATGAGCTGCTGTTCTTTTGTGAAAAGTAAGATATCGGGAGACTCTCCGGTATCCGGGAAAATCGGACTGCCGCTGGCAGTTGGAGCAGCTTTGGGCGGAGTTTTCGGTAAAATGATGTTTCAGTCAATGTCAGATGTGTTTACAGATAAGAATATGATCGGAGCCGTTCAGGCCGTATGTTTACTTGTGTTTACTGTTGGGACTTTGATTTATACGCTCATAAAAGAACGTATAAGTACCCATCAGATTGAAAACAGGGTTTCCTGCCTTATGGTGGGATTGATTCTGGGAGTCGTTTCTTCCTTCCTGGGTATTGGAGGAGGGCCGATTAATTTGGTGGTACTGTTTTACTTTTTTTCGATGGAAACAAAGGCCGCTGCCCATAATTCCCTATATATTATTATGTTTTCACAGTTTGCCGGCTTGATCAGTACATTGGTGACAGGCTCTGTGCCGGAATTTCCCTTCCTGCTTATGGTTCTCATGGTGACAGGTGGTGTTCTGGGCGGAGTGGGAGGACGGTCAATCAACAATAAAATGAGTGCTGATGACGTGGATAAGATATTTATTGCATTAATGATTGTAATTATTGGAATCAATGTTTATAATATTGTAAAATTTTTAAAATGA
- a CDS encoding ABC transporter permease gives MKTKRDTLLSAVAACISIGTFIFVWYIATNGTTLGQFISGPGEVLHSLVNGTMGKVGKHSIAVHAAYSLQRVMVGYVLGSAAGILLGLLMGWYPVVKAVFWPLFSIIRPIPSIAWIPLAIIWFGLGEEAKIFIVFISSFANLTLNAYSGARSTNKQLIGAARMLGAGQLQVFLTIVLPSSVPQIFAGLQVAMSSAWATVMAAEMVRSSEGLGWMIVTGMSNNNINQILTGIVAIGIVGFILAVLMRKTEEVLCRWNKGAV, from the coding sequence ATGAAAACAAAACGGGATACACTTCTTTCTGCTGTCGCGGCCTGTATATCCATAGGTACATTTATATTTGTGTGGTATATTGCTACAAATGGAACTACACTGGGGCAGTTTATATCCGGTCCGGGAGAGGTACTCCATTCTCTGGTGAACGGAACAATGGGTAAAGTCGGAAAACACAGCATTGCCGTGCATGCGGCTTATAGTCTTCAGCGGGTAATGGTGGGGTATGTTCTGGGTTCGGCGGCCGGAATTTTACTAGGACTTCTCATGGGCTGGTATCCGGTTGTCAAAGCTGTTTTCTGGCCGTTATTCAGTATTATCAGGCCAATACCCTCAATTGCATGGATACCTCTTGCAATTATCTGGTTTGGGCTTGGAGAGGAAGCAAAGATATTCATTGTATTTATATCATCTTTCGCCAATTTAACTTTAAACGCGTATAGCGGAGCAAGGAGTACGAACAAACAATTGATCGGTGCAGCACGGATGTTAGGGGCTGGGCAGCTTCAGGTGTTTTTAACAATCGTACTTCCGTCCTCGGTTCCGCAGATATTTGCAGGGCTTCAGGTTGCCATGTCCAGCGCATGGGCAACTGTAATGGCGGCAGAGATGGTCCGTTCGTCCGAAGGCCTTGGCTGGATGATCGTAACCGGTATGAGCAACAATAATATTAATCAGATACTTACTGGTATCGTAGCAATTGGAATTGTAGGATTCATATTGGCGGTACTGATGAGAAAAACAGAGGAGGTATTGTGCAGATGGAACAAGGGCGCAGTATAA
- a CDS encoding metal ABC transporter substrate-binding protein: MKKNLSTTLGTLAMTAFVSVAMLSGCSGTASVTETSDTENTSASADVNESPAADSAKGEESSAATGEKDSDGRKLKVMASFYPVYDFAVKVGGDKVEVIDMVPPGTEPHDWEPAATDIKNMEEADLFVYSGAGMEHWVDDVLASLENKKLLSVEASQGVTLREGHEEEEHEEEEEDDHGQYDPHVWLSPVNAKKEMENIKNAFIKADPDNQDYYESNYETYAARFDELDQEYKDTLSPLPNKDIVVSHEAFGYLCDAYSLNQIGIEGLSPDSEPDPARMAEVIDFVKANNVKVIFFEELVSPKVAETIAKETGASTQVLNPLEGLSDEQMKDGADYFSVMRDNLKQLEAALK; encoded by the coding sequence ATGAAAAAGAATTTAAGTACAACATTGGGTACGCTGGCTATGACGGCGTTTGTTTCGGTTGCTATGCTTTCGGGCTGCTCCGGAACAGCATCTGTGACGGAAACTTCTGATACGGAAAATACTTCCGCTTCAGCAGATGTAAATGAAAGCCCGGCTGCGGACTCCGCCAAAGGTGAAGAGTCTTCCGCTGCAACGGGAGAAAAGGATTCTGATGGCAGGAAACTGAAGGTGATGGCAAGTTTTTATCCAGTGTATGATTTTGCAGTCAAGGTCGGCGGTGATAAAGTTGAAGTGATTGATATGGTTCCGCCCGGCACAGAGCCTCACGACTGGGAACCGGCAGCCACTGACATCAAAAATATGGAAGAGGCTGATCTGTTTGTTTACAGCGGCGCGGGAATGGAGCATTGGGTCGATGATGTGCTTGCCAGTCTGGAAAATAAGAAACTGTTGTCTGTTGAGGCATCTCAGGGAGTCACCCTTCGGGAAGGCCATGAGGAAGAGGAGCACGAAGAGGAAGAAGAGGATGACCATGGCCAGTATGATCCTCATGTGTGGCTCAGCCCTGTAAATGCAAAAAAGGAAATGGAAAATATTAAGAATGCTTTTATAAAGGCAGACCCTGACAACCAGGATTATTATGAATCTAACTATGAAACTTATGCGGCCAGGTTCGATGAACTGGACCAGGAATATAAAGATACCTTATCCCCTCTGCCAAATAAGGATATTGTAGTATCTCATGAGGCTTTCGGCTATCTTTGCGACGCTTACAGCTTAAATCAGATAGGGATCGAAGGGCTGTCCCCGGATTCTGAGCCGGACCCGGCAAGAATGGCGGAAGTCATTGATTTTGTAAAGGCAAACAATGTAAAGGTCATCTTTTTTGAGGAGCTGGTAAGCCCGAAAGTTGCTGAAACCATTGCAAAAGAAACGGGAGCGTCTACCCAGGTTTTAAATCCCCTGGAAGGCTTAAGCGATGAGCAAATGAAAGACGGCGCTGATTACTTCTCCGTGATGAGAGATAACTTAAAACAGCTGGAAGCAGCACTGAAATAA
- a CDS encoding sulfatase-like hydrolase/transferase yields the protein MDKKNVLLITVDQWSGNYLGCAGNNEILTPSLDELARYGIRYSNAVSTTPVCIPARRELMLGVGSKTHGDRKFNESLPMPSDIPSMAQVFRDNGYQAYCVGKLHVYPQRDRIGFDDVLLHEEGRHKDGMAQDDYERFLGRSGYAGLEMGHAMCNNNYFYRPFHLPEEYTVTNWAVRNMCEYIIRRDAAKPSFWYLSFAAPHPPLVPPKDYLDFYEDMDFEEPKYGEWTKRPEEELPYAYNYYKNLYKMEKKRDSDMAKKAYYASCTYIDHQLRLVIGTLREQGILDDTVILFTSDHGEMLGSNHLHGKFLMYENSVKIPFILSPTADSGMKCSTVDDRIVELKDVMPTLLTLAGLEVPSHVEGRSLTEEWDREYSYGELWEDDRATRMIRTKEWKLIYYCTGNTFQLFNMKEDKDELFDLADIPEYQNVKELLSEKLMENLYGQDLNLLKNGKLAGLPPKKYDFNASLADGNKLFQGRDMLLQRGIR from the coding sequence ATGGACAAGAAAAATGTTTTATTGATTACGGTTGATCAGTGGTCAGGTAATTACCTGGGGTGTGCGGGGAACAATGAAATTTTAACTCCCAGTCTGGATGAATTGGCCCGCTATGGAATCAGATATTCCAATGCGGTTAGTACGACGCCGGTATGCATTCCGGCGCGAAGGGAATTGATGTTGGGTGTAGGAAGCAAAACTCATGGGGACCGGAAATTTAATGAGTCCTTACCAATGCCCAGCGATATTCCAAGTATGGCACAGGTATTCAGGGATAATGGCTATCAGGCCTATTGTGTCGGGAAACTGCATGTATATCCCCAGCGTGACAGGATCGGGTTTGATGATGTGCTTCTTCATGAGGAAGGCCGCCATAAAGATGGGATGGCTCAGGATGATTATGAAAGGTTTCTTGGGAGGTCCGGGTATGCCGGTCTGGAAATGGGACATGCCATGTGTAACAATAATTATTTTTACAGGCCGTTTCATCTTCCGGAGGAGTATACAGTAACCAATTGGGCGGTCAGAAATATGTGTGAGTACATAATCAGAAGGGATGCAGCCAAGCCTTCATTTTGGTATCTCTCATTTGCAGCGCCCCATCCGCCCCTGGTACCTCCAAAGGATTATCTAGATTTTTATGAGGACATGGATTTTGAAGAGCCTAAGTATGGAGAGTGGACAAAACGTCCGGAAGAAGAATTGCCGTATGCTTATAATTATTATAAAAATCTCTACAAAATGGAAAAAAAGAGAGACTCAGACATGGCTAAGAAGGCCTATTATGCCTCTTGTACCTATATTGACCACCAGCTTAGACTGGTGATCGGAACACTGCGTGAGCAGGGTATCCTGGATGATACCGTGATTTTGTTTACGTCAGACCATGGGGAAATGTTAGGTTCTAATCATCTGCACGGTAAATTCCTTATGTATGAAAATTCTGTAAAAATTCCTTTTATATTGTCTCCGACTGCAGACAGCGGCATGAAATGCAGCACAGTTGATGACAGGATTGTTGAACTAAAAGATGTAATGCCCACACTGTTAACACTTGCGGGCCTAGAGGTCCCAAGTCATGTGGAAGGCCGGTCTTTAACAGAAGAATGGGATCGGGAATACTCCTATGGAGAGTTATGGGAGGATGACCGGGCAACGCGTATGATCCGTACAAAGGAATGGAAGTTGATTTATTACTGTACAGGAAATACTTTCCAGTTGTTTAATATGAAAGAAGATAAGGATGAACTGTTTGATCTGGCAGATATTCCGGAGTACCAAAATGTAAAAGAACTGCTTTCTGAGAAACTTATGGAAAATCTGTATGGCCAGGATCTGAATTTGCTTAAAAACGGAAAACTTGCAGGGCTGCCGCCAAAGAAGTATGATTTCAATGCCAGCCTTGCAGACGGGAATAAATTATTTCAGGGGCGTGATATGCTTCTGCAGAGGGGCATTCGATAA
- a CDS encoding ABC transporter permease — MRKNKYLLISVLSLFTVVLIWYLCVDVFGLVRQSVFPGPVKVLGTFITKMHHKNPDGATLVQHLFESLKVCMLGYGLAALVGIPLGIMMAWNIWVDRLARPLFDLIRPVPGIAWIPLFLLMFGIGIFSKAFVIFLSALIPCTVNAYTGIRQTSQIHLWVGDIFGASRMQKLFKIAIPTALPMIFTGLRVAVGSAWRSLIAAELLASNKGFGYMIQQSRALSRTDIIIVGMFAIALVGSLLDTLLRLIERKVAKGMNAV, encoded by the coding sequence TTGTTGATATCGGTTTTATCGCTTTTTACGGTGGTTTTAATCTGGTATCTGTGCGTGGATGTGTTTGGGCTGGTCCGGCAGTCAGTTTTTCCGGGGCCGGTTAAAGTATTAGGAACATTTATTACAAAAATGCATCATAAGAATCCTGACGGAGCAACTCTTGTTCAACATTTGTTTGAAAGCCTGAAGGTGTGTATGCTTGGGTATGGCCTGGCTGCATTGGTGGGAATCCCGTTAGGTATCATGATGGCCTGGAACATTTGGGTGGACAGGCTGGCCAGGCCCTTGTTTGATTTGATCCGGCCTGTTCCGGGCATAGCATGGATTCCGTTATTTCTTTTAATGTTCGGAATAGGAATTTTTTCGAAAGCATTTGTGATTTTCCTGAGCGCTTTGATTCCATGTACTGTGAACGCTTATACAGGAATCAGGCAAACCAGCCAGATACATCTGTGGGTAGGGGATATATTCGGGGCAAGCAGGATGCAGAAATTATTTAAAATAGCAATTCCTACTGCATTGCCGATGATATTTACAGGACTGCGGGTCGCAGTCGGTTCGGCATGGAGGTCGTTGATTGCAGCGGAACTGCTTGCATCCAACAAAGGTTTCGGGTATATGATTCAGCAGAGCCGGGCATTGTCAAGAACAGATATTATTATTGTGGGAATGTTTGCCATTGCTCTTGTCGGTTCTTTGCTTGATACGCTGCTTAGATTGATCGAACGAAAAGTTGCGAAAGGAATGAATGCAGTATGA
- a CDS encoding ABC transporter ATP-binding protein: MKTKVKVKNLTKKFGDLLVLNDISFDVGEGDLLCVVGPTGCGKTTFLNSLTKIYEATSGEILLDNEPVNPRKQNISYIFQGDSTMPWLTVEQNVGFGLDIKKVSKERRVELVNKYLDIVGLTKYRNYYPNQLSTSMLQRVGIARAFATEPDLLLMDEPYGQLDMELRFHLEDELVRLWQITGTTVIFITHNIEEAVYLSNHIMILTNKPTSVKRIMDNKLPRPRDITSKEFVNLRNEVTELIKWW, translated from the coding sequence ATGAAGACAAAAGTAAAGGTAAAGAATCTGACCAAGAAATTTGGGGATTTACTGGTTCTCAATGATATTTCTTTTGATGTGGGAGAGGGTGATTTACTGTGTGTCGTAGGTCCGACGGGATGCGGAAAGACCACTTTTCTCAACAGTCTGACAAAAATCTATGAAGCCACATCCGGAGAAATATTATTGGATAATGAGCCGGTAAATCCGAGGAAACAAAATATCTCCTATATTTTTCAGGGGGATTCCACCATGCCGTGGCTTACTGTGGAACAAAATGTAGGTTTTGGCCTGGATATTAAAAAGGTTTCAAAAGAACGCAGAGTTGAACTGGTGAACAAGTATCTGGATATAGTCGGTTTGACCAAATATAGAAATTATTATCCTAATCAATTGTCGACCAGTATGCTGCAGAGAGTCGGTATTGCCAGAGCATTTGCTACGGAGCCTGATCTTTTGCTGATGGATGAGCCATATGGACAATTAGACATGGAACTGCGGTTCCATCTGGAGGATGAACTGGTTCGCTTATGGCAGATAACAGGAACCACAGTAATATTTATTACTCATAATATAGAGGAAGCCGTATATTTAAGCAACCATATAATGATTTTGACAAACAAGCCTACTTCTGTGAAAAGAATTATGGATAATAAATTGCCAAGACCGAGAGATATTACATCGAAAGAGTTTGTAAATCTCAGAAATGAAGTAACCGAATTAATAAAGTGGTGGTAG
- a CDS encoding ABC transporter ATP-binding protein yields the protein MEQGRSITNHIIDCSKLSKTYNNHKESQEVIHNIDLSVGENEFVVILGPGQCGKSTLINLMSGLEKATSGGVTVCGKKVDGPDPERGVVFQSISLFPWLTTMGNVEYGLKMRGVRKKERQKKAQYYIDLVGLNGFEKSFPVALSGGMRQRVGIARAYCIEPKVLMMDEPFSALDAQTRYLMQEELQRIWEIEKRTILFVTNNLEEAIYLADRIIVLSRCPSQIKKEYVIDLPRPRNYVSPEFLALRKEIDDIMDSAN from the coding sequence ATGGAACAAGGGCGCAGTATAACCAATCATATAATCGATTGCAGTAAGCTATCAAAAACGTATAACAATCACAAAGAGAGTCAGGAAGTTATACATAACATAGATTTATCAGTCGGAGAAAATGAATTTGTGGTAATTCTGGGGCCGGGACAGTGCGGAAAGAGCACATTAATCAATTTAATGTCCGGCCTGGAAAAGGCCACCTCCGGCGGAGTGACTGTATGCGGAAAAAAGGTCGATGGTCCGGATCCTGAACGGGGAGTTGTTTTTCAGAGCATTTCCCTGTTCCCATGGCTTACAACCATGGGAAATGTTGAATATGGCTTAAAAATGCGCGGAGTAAGAAAAAAGGAGAGGCAGAAAAAGGCGCAGTATTATATTGACCTGGTCGGTTTAAATGGATTTGAAAAGTCATTTCCAGTGGCCCTGTCCGGTGGAATGAGGCAGAGAGTCGGTATTGCCAGGGCTTATTGCATAGAACCCAAGGTATTGATGATGGATGAGCCGTTCAGCGCTCTCGATGCCCAGACCAGGTACTTAATGCAGGAGGAACTTCAGCGGATCTGGGAGATTGAAAAGCGTACCATTCTTTTTGTAACCAATAATCTGGAAGAGGCGATTTATCTGGCTGACCGGATTATTGTTTTAAGCCGCTGCCCTTCACAGATCAAAAAGGAATATGTCATTGATTTGCCCAGGCCAAGAAATTATGTTTCTCCCGAATTTTTAGCATTGCGTAAGGAAATTGACGATATCATGGATTCGGCGAACTGA